From one Brachypodium distachyon strain Bd21 chromosome 4, Brachypodium_distachyon_v3.0, whole genome shotgun sequence genomic stretch:
- the LOC100834059 gene encoding kelch-like protein 12 isoform X2, translated as MVKKKSSWSQVVTGRPTNLFASARNLHPQDLGAVIFGCTNSTIAECHSRQLFGLPRAHLSYVQNITEGLPLFLFNYDDRKLHGIYEAASNGKFCPESNAWTYNGSEKTSYPAQVAMRVRMWCIPLEESKFRNAIIGNYYQKMPAVPGQKPHFFRFELDHTQTRALMVMFTPSPSPIKFWTPPVAQLAQTGSEHLREPTPPPVWAQKTEGNNELKSEKVLVSYADMVKQNKLESEGVGMGDVDDQRNNDLKPKKVLLSYADMVKQRKFEVHGIGMGDVDDEHASSSKESSDGFDDLDCKETPPEREDHALSSEAVEVQQQSIQEGNGLSFTLVLQKLKALSVQQLSSDPYAYGAGTEHIDAYGCKDMQEIKDVFIEGHSSLPENLDTDIDQLSWGHSSSLLQGLDYESYSEAKLIDVVKELSERIEATEKKQACSNKEIKYLQGVNDRLLKRVADLKDTVKNLNSKIDPLSLDDSLNQFVEECLGSEDVIYLTGGFDGISFLSSLDSFSPSLDILTPLKPMTVGKSYASTVALDGKIFVLGGGDGACWFDTVDCYDRRHDDWTPCPALTHEKGSLAGVCLYGKIYAFGGGDGIGCFSDVEMFDPAQGKWIKCQPMLEKRFALAGAELNGAIYAVGGFNGIQYLSSGERLDPREPNWNMLPMMSTGRGCHTVAVLDEKIYSIGGYDANAGAMVATVEFFEPRMPSWVMVEPMNYTRGYHSSAVLGGSIFTFGGVKGEADTILDVVERYKEGCGWVNTGMKSIGRRCYCSAIVL; from the exons ATGGTCAAGAAAAAATCTTCATGGAGCCAGGTTGTGACTGGAAGGCCAACAAACCTCTTTGCTTCTGCAAGGAATCTCCACCCGCAGGATCTTGGAGCTGTAATATTTGGTTGCACAAACAGTACTATAGCTGAATGCCATTCACGCCAACTTTTCG GCTTGCCAAGAGCACATCTCTCATATGTCCAAAACATCACGGAAGGGCTACCTCTGTTCCTGTTCAATTATGATGATCGCAAGTTGCATGGCATTTATGAAGCTGCAAGCAATGGCAAATTCTGTCCTGAATCAAATGCATGGACATATAATGGCAGTGAAAAGACAAGCTATCCTGCTCAG GTTGCAATGCGGGTAAGGATGTGGTGTATTCCACTAGAAGAGAGTAAATTCAGGAATGCTATTATAGGAAATTACTACCAGAAGATGCCTGCTGTCCCTGGCCAGAAGCCTCACTTCTTCCGATTTGAATTGGATCACACACAAACACGTGCTTTGATGGTTATGTTTACTCCTTCGCCTTCTCCCATCAAGTTCTGGACGCCTCCTGTGGCACAACTAGCACAGACTGGTAGTGAGCATCTGAGAGAACCAACACCACCTCCCGTGTGGGCACAAAAAACTGAGGGGAATAATGAGCTCAAATCAGAAAAGGTTTTAGTGTCATATGCAGATATGGTAAAGCAGAACAAGCTTGAGTCTGAGGGAGTTGGAATGGGAGATGTGGACGATCAGCGGAACAATGATCTCAAACCAAAAAAAGTTTTATTGTCATACGCAGATATGGTAAAGCAGAGAAAGTTTGAGGTTCATGGAATTGGAATGGGAGATGTGGACGATGAGCATGCCAGCTCAAGCAAAGAATCTTCTGATGGTTTTGATGATCTGGATTGCAAAGAGACACCACCAGAGCGTGAGGATCATGCGCTGTCCAGTGAGGCAGTTGAAGTGCAACAACAATCTATCCAGGAAGGCAATGGGCTTAGCTTCACATTGGTATTACAGAAGCTCAAGGCTTTATCTGTCCAGCAGCTGAGTTCTGATCCGTATGCCTATGGAGCTGGAACTGAGCACATTGATGCATATGGCTGTAAGGACATGCAAGAAATCAAAGATGTATTTATCGAGGGGCACTCTAGTTTGCCGGAAAACTTAGATACCGACATCGATCAACTTTCCTGGGGGCATTCCAGTTCGCTCCTACAAGGATTGGACTATGAATCCTATTCAGAAGCTAAG TTGATAGATGTGGTTAAAGAGCTATCAGAACGTATAGAGGCTACGGAGAAGAAACAG GCTTGTTCCAACAAAGAAATCAAATACCTGCAAGGAGTGAATGACAGGTTATTGAAAAGAGTTGCTGATCTTAAGGACACAGTGAAAAATCTGAATTCAAAAATAGATCCTTTATCCCTAGATGATTCACTAAACCAGTTCGTTGAAGAATGTTTGGGTTCAGAAGATGTCATTTATCTCACTggtggttttgatggcatttCATTTTTGTCATCATTAGACTCCTTCTCACCCTCTTTGGACATACTAACACCTCTGAAACCAATGACTGTTGGGAAGTCCTATGCCTCTACTGTTGCATTAGATGGTAAAATATTTGTtcttggtggtggtgatggcgcTTGCTGGTTTGATACAG TTGATTGTTATGACCGAAGGCATGATGATTGGACCCCATGCCCCGCACTGACTCATGAAAAGGGGAGCCTCGCTGGAGTTTGTTTGTATGGGAAAATTTATGCATTTGGCGGTGGAGATGGCATTGGTTGTTTCTCTGACGTTGAGATGTTTGATCCTGCTCAGGGAAAATGGATAAAGTGTCAGCCTATGCTGGAAAAG CGCTTTGCTCTAGCTGGTGCAGAACTTAACGGTGCAATTTATGCAGTTGGTGGCTTCAATGGTATTCAATATCTGAG CTCTGGTGAGAGACTTGATCCTAGGGAGCCTAATTGGAACATGCTCCCAATGATGAGTACAGGAAGAGGTTGCCATACAGTGGCAGTGCTTGATGAGAAAAT ATACTCAATTGGTGGTTATGATGCTAATGCTGGAGCGATGGTGGCCACCGTTGAGTTCTTCGAGCCAAGAATGCCGTCATGGGTGATGGTTGAGCCAATGAACTACACCAGAGGGTATCATTCTTCAGCTGTGCTTGGTGGCTCGATATTCACGTTCGGTGGGGTCAAAGGTGAAGCAGATACAATCTTGGATGTG GTGGAACGCTACAAGGAAGGCTGCGGTTGGGTGAACACCGGGATGAAGTCGATCGGCAGGAGATGCTACTGTTCCGCCATTGTTCTCTGA
- the LOC100834365 gene encoding macrophage migration inhibitory factor homolog isoform X2, translating into MPCLNVSTNVNLDGVDTSAVLADASSAVATIIGKPEAYVMVVLKGSVPMAFGGTQEPAAYGELVSIGGLSPDVNKKLSAGIAAILESKLSIPKSRFYLKFHDSKRSDFGWNGTTF; encoded by the exons atgcctTGCCTGAACGTGTCGACGAACGTGAACCTGGACGGGGTGGACACctccgccgtcctcgccgacgcctccAGCGCCGTCGCCACCATCATCGGCAAGCCGGAGGCC TACGTGATGGTTGTTCTCAAGGGCTCAGTGCCCATGGCATTTGGGGGCACCCAGGAGCCCGCGGCCTACGGCGAGCTGGTCTCCATCGGAGGTCTGAGCCCCGACGTGAACAAGAAGCTGAGTGCCGGCATCGCTGCCATCCTGGAGTCGAAGCTGTCCATCCCCAAGTCCCGCTTCTACCTCAAGTTCCACGACTCAAag CGCTCCGACTTTGGATGGAACGGAACCACCTTTTAG
- the LOC100834059 gene encoding kelch-like protein 12 isoform X1 yields MGFGLGGELGMRVFRTPNTNHPSSRTAMLQDLITFAAGLVRPSYPSPACRAMVKKKSSWSQVVTGRPTNLFASARNLHPQDLGAVIFGCTNSTIAECHSRQLFGLPRAHLSYVQNITEGLPLFLFNYDDRKLHGIYEAASNGKFCPESNAWTYNGSEKTSYPAQVAMRVRMWCIPLEESKFRNAIIGNYYQKMPAVPGQKPHFFRFELDHTQTRALMVMFTPSPSPIKFWTPPVAQLAQTGSEHLREPTPPPVWAQKTEGNNELKSEKVLVSYADMVKQNKLESEGVGMGDVDDQRNNDLKPKKVLLSYADMVKQRKFEVHGIGMGDVDDEHASSSKESSDGFDDLDCKETPPEREDHALSSEAVEVQQQSIQEGNGLSFTLVLQKLKALSVQQLSSDPYAYGAGTEHIDAYGCKDMQEIKDVFIEGHSSLPENLDTDIDQLSWGHSSSLLQGLDYESYSEAKLIDVVKELSERIEATEKKQACSNKEIKYLQGVNDRLLKRVADLKDTVKNLNSKIDPLSLDDSLNQFVEECLGSEDVIYLTGGFDGISFLSSLDSFSPSLDILTPLKPMTVGKSYASTVALDGKIFVLGGGDGACWFDTVDCYDRRHDDWTPCPALTHEKGSLAGVCLYGKIYAFGGGDGIGCFSDVEMFDPAQGKWIKCQPMLEKRFALAGAELNGAIYAVGGFNGIQYLSSGERLDPREPNWNMLPMMSTGRGCHTVAVLDEKIYSIGGYDANAGAMVATVEFFEPRMPSWVMVEPMNYTRGYHSSAVLGGSIFTFGGVKGEADTILDVVERYKEGCGWVNTGMKSIGRRCYCSAIVL; encoded by the exons ATGGGGTTTGGGTTGGGTGGGGAACTGGGGATGAGGGTTTTCCGTACACCGAACACAAACCACCCAAGCTCGCGGACCGCAATGCTGCAGGATCTAATCACGTTCGCGGCCGGTCTCGTGCGTCCGTCGTACCCTTCTCCTGCCTGCCGCG CAATGGTCAAGAAAAAATCTTCATGGAGCCAGGTTGTGACTGGAAGGCCAACAAACCTCTTTGCTTCTGCAAGGAATCTCCACCCGCAGGATCTTGGAGCTGTAATATTTGGTTGCACAAACAGTACTATAGCTGAATGCCATTCACGCCAACTTTTCG GCTTGCCAAGAGCACATCTCTCATATGTCCAAAACATCACGGAAGGGCTACCTCTGTTCCTGTTCAATTATGATGATCGCAAGTTGCATGGCATTTATGAAGCTGCAAGCAATGGCAAATTCTGTCCTGAATCAAATGCATGGACATATAATGGCAGTGAAAAGACAAGCTATCCTGCTCAG GTTGCAATGCGGGTAAGGATGTGGTGTATTCCACTAGAAGAGAGTAAATTCAGGAATGCTATTATAGGAAATTACTACCAGAAGATGCCTGCTGTCCCTGGCCAGAAGCCTCACTTCTTCCGATTTGAATTGGATCACACACAAACACGTGCTTTGATGGTTATGTTTACTCCTTCGCCTTCTCCCATCAAGTTCTGGACGCCTCCTGTGGCACAACTAGCACAGACTGGTAGTGAGCATCTGAGAGAACCAACACCACCTCCCGTGTGGGCACAAAAAACTGAGGGGAATAATGAGCTCAAATCAGAAAAGGTTTTAGTGTCATATGCAGATATGGTAAAGCAGAACAAGCTTGAGTCTGAGGGAGTTGGAATGGGAGATGTGGACGATCAGCGGAACAATGATCTCAAACCAAAAAAAGTTTTATTGTCATACGCAGATATGGTAAAGCAGAGAAAGTTTGAGGTTCATGGAATTGGAATGGGAGATGTGGACGATGAGCATGCCAGCTCAAGCAAAGAATCTTCTGATGGTTTTGATGATCTGGATTGCAAAGAGACACCACCAGAGCGTGAGGATCATGCGCTGTCCAGTGAGGCAGTTGAAGTGCAACAACAATCTATCCAGGAAGGCAATGGGCTTAGCTTCACATTGGTATTACAGAAGCTCAAGGCTTTATCTGTCCAGCAGCTGAGTTCTGATCCGTATGCCTATGGAGCTGGAACTGAGCACATTGATGCATATGGCTGTAAGGACATGCAAGAAATCAAAGATGTATTTATCGAGGGGCACTCTAGTTTGCCGGAAAACTTAGATACCGACATCGATCAACTTTCCTGGGGGCATTCCAGTTCGCTCCTACAAGGATTGGACTATGAATCCTATTCAGAAGCTAAG TTGATAGATGTGGTTAAAGAGCTATCAGAACGTATAGAGGCTACGGAGAAGAAACAG GCTTGTTCCAACAAAGAAATCAAATACCTGCAAGGAGTGAATGACAGGTTATTGAAAAGAGTTGCTGATCTTAAGGACACAGTGAAAAATCTGAATTCAAAAATAGATCCTTTATCCCTAGATGATTCACTAAACCAGTTCGTTGAAGAATGTTTGGGTTCAGAAGATGTCATTTATCTCACTggtggttttgatggcatttCATTTTTGTCATCATTAGACTCCTTCTCACCCTCTTTGGACATACTAACACCTCTGAAACCAATGACTGTTGGGAAGTCCTATGCCTCTACTGTTGCATTAGATGGTAAAATATTTGTtcttggtggtggtgatggcgcTTGCTGGTTTGATACAG TTGATTGTTATGACCGAAGGCATGATGATTGGACCCCATGCCCCGCACTGACTCATGAAAAGGGGAGCCTCGCTGGAGTTTGTTTGTATGGGAAAATTTATGCATTTGGCGGTGGAGATGGCATTGGTTGTTTCTCTGACGTTGAGATGTTTGATCCTGCTCAGGGAAAATGGATAAAGTGTCAGCCTATGCTGGAAAAG CGCTTTGCTCTAGCTGGTGCAGAACTTAACGGTGCAATTTATGCAGTTGGTGGCTTCAATGGTATTCAATATCTGAG CTCTGGTGAGAGACTTGATCCTAGGGAGCCTAATTGGAACATGCTCCCAATGATGAGTACAGGAAGAGGTTGCCATACAGTGGCAGTGCTTGATGAGAAAAT ATACTCAATTGGTGGTTATGATGCTAATGCTGGAGCGATGGTGGCCACCGTTGAGTTCTTCGAGCCAAGAATGCCGTCATGGGTGATGGTTGAGCCAATGAACTACACCAGAGGGTATCATTCTTCAGCTGTGCTTGGTGGCTCGATATTCACGTTCGGTGGGGTCAAAGGTGAAGCAGATACAATCTTGGATGTG GTGGAACGCTACAAGGAAGGCTGCGGTTGGGTGAACACCGGGATGAAGTCGATCGGCAGGAGATGCTACTGTTCCGCCATTGTTCTCTGA
- the LOC100834365 gene encoding macrophage migration inhibitory factor homolog isoform X1, with product MPCLNVSTNVNLDGVDTSAVLADASSAVATIIGKPEAYVMVVLKGSVPMAFGGTQEPAAYGELVSIGGLSPDVNKKLSAGIAAILESKLSIPKSRFYLKFHDSKAYPAQEHGQCLHALHQE from the exons atgcctTGCCTGAACGTGTCGACGAACGTGAACCTGGACGGGGTGGACACctccgccgtcctcgccgacgcctccAGCGCCGTCGCCACCATCATCGGCAAGCCGGAGGCC TACGTGATGGTTGTTCTCAAGGGCTCAGTGCCCATGGCATTTGGGGGCACCCAGGAGCCCGCGGCCTACGGCGAGCTGGTCTCCATCGGAGGTCTGAGCCCCGACGTGAACAAGAAGCTGAGTGCCGGCATCGCTGCCATCCTGGAGTCGAAGCTGTCCATCCCCAAGTCCCGCTTCTACCTCAAGTTCCACGACTCAAag GCCTACCCTGCACAAGAGCACGGGCAATGTTTGCATGCTTTGCATCAAGAGTAG